In the Arthrobacter sp. 31Y genome, one interval contains:
- a CDS encoding MFS transporter — protein MTSTNNAAKAVTRKPPPGAIKAYVASLTGTSLEYYDFAIYSVASALVFPKIFFPGNDEFVALLLSFSAFAVGYLARPIGGVIFGRLGDKIGRKYVLVFTLVLIGVATVLIGALPDYSVIGVAAPTILVLLRLAQGIGVGGEWGGAVLLSSEFGDPNKRGFWSSAAQIGPPAGNLMANGVLAILAASLSEQAFLSWGWRVAFLASALLVGFGLIIRLKLEETPVFKAIQAQGDRPKAPIKEVFTTQPKALVAAALSRVCPDILYALFTVFVAVYATKELGMTTGNVLSAILIGSAFQLFLIPAAGALTDRFNRRWVYGIAAAATAAYIPLFFLMIQGKSVAMLTVGTVIGLALHAFMYGPQAAFITEQFPARLRYAGSSLAYTLAGVIGGAVAPIIFTALYGAAGGGWYLIAVYILVASVVTIVGMLLGRDPEPEEDVRLMQGTHAQPAT, from the coding sequence ATGACCAGCACCAACAACGCAGCCAAGGCAGTGACAAGGAAGCCACCGCCCGGTGCCATCAAGGCGTACGTCGCAAGTCTCACCGGAACCTCGCTTGAGTACTACGACTTCGCGATCTATTCGGTGGCCTCGGCCCTCGTGTTCCCCAAGATCTTCTTCCCCGGCAACGACGAATTCGTGGCGTTGCTCCTCTCCTTCTCAGCGTTTGCGGTTGGTTACTTGGCCCGGCCGATTGGTGGCGTGATCTTCGGTCGCCTGGGAGACAAGATTGGCCGTAAGTACGTCCTGGTATTCACGCTCGTCCTGATCGGCGTTGCTACGGTCCTCATCGGTGCGCTGCCTGACTACTCAGTGATCGGCGTCGCGGCCCCCACCATTCTTGTGTTGCTGCGTTTGGCGCAGGGCATTGGCGTTGGTGGCGAATGGGGCGGTGCAGTGCTGCTGTCCAGCGAATTCGGCGACCCCAACAAGCGCGGCTTCTGGTCTTCCGCGGCCCAGATCGGCCCGCCCGCCGGCAACCTCATGGCTAACGGTGTCCTCGCCATTCTCGCCGCTTCCCTCAGCGAACAAGCCTTCCTGTCTTGGGGTTGGCGCGTAGCCTTCCTGGCCTCCGCACTTCTGGTGGGCTTCGGCCTGATCATCCGGTTGAAGCTTGAAGAAACCCCCGTATTCAAGGCCATCCAGGCCCAGGGTGACCGTCCCAAGGCTCCCATCAAGGAAGTCTTCACCACGCAACCCAAGGCGTTGGTGGCCGCGGCTCTCTCCCGTGTTTGCCCTGACATCCTGTACGCACTGTTTACGGTGTTCGTGGCTGTTTATGCCACCAAGGAACTGGGTATGACCACCGGCAACGTGCTGTCCGCCATCTTGATCGGCTCTGCATTCCAGCTCTTCCTCATCCCCGCGGCCGGTGCGCTGACGGATCGTTTCAACCGTCGCTGGGTCTACGGCATCGCCGCAGCTGCAACAGCGGCTTACATTCCCCTGTTCTTCCTGATGATCCAGGGCAAGTCCGTAGCCATGCTGACAGTCGGCACCGTGATCGGTCTGGCACTCCACGCCTTCATGTACGGCCCCCAAGCGGCCTTCATCACCGAGCAGTTCCCGGCCAGGCTCCGCTACGCCGGCAGCTCGCTGGCCTACACCCTGGCTGGTGTCATTGGTGGAGCCGTTGCTCCCATCATCTTCACCGCGCTGTACGGCGCGGCAGGTGGCGGCTGGTACCTGATCGCCGTCTACATCCTGGTGGCCTCTGTTGTCACCATCGTCGGCATGCTCCTCGGCCGCGACCCCGAGCCGGAAGAAGATGTCCGACTGATGCAGGGGACGCACGCTCAGCCGGCGACGTAA
- a CDS encoding 5-oxoprolinase/urea amidolyase family protein → METVMHTATAKRVRSVRPVGTRAVLAELDGLQDVLALQDMLNKSPLPGQVDVLAAAETVMVVGESAAATRAIGARLMELELFAPEVTDSGLVVIDTVYDGDDLADVAELTGLSVEGVVAAHTGQVWTVAFAGFAPGFGYMVGENEVLTVPRRSSPRTAVPAGSVALGGQYSAVYPRRSPGGWQLIGRTGARMWDLDRAQPALVRPGDRVQYRAVREVVTAGASEAREPEKEHHAESGLRILNPGAQSLIQDLGRRGFGPLGVSAAGALDRASLRRANRLVGNAPSAAAIESVNGGLTVEAVGDQVIAVAGAPTALTIESPSWLGSDDGDVQPGATRTVPMAAPFALLDGEVLTLGAPESGFRNYLAIRGGVEVPEVLGSRSADTMSGIGPAPLVIRQVLAAGDHTASTAVGAPELQPDFPGVGVTVLDVIPGPRADWFDQEALDSLCSQEWLVTPQSNRVGMRLDGTPLKRTREGELPSEGTMAGALQIPPAGLPVLFLADHPITGGYPVIGVVRDEHLDLAAQVPLGGKIRFRLVPDSPDFTTTKTPEK, encoded by the coding sequence ATGGAAACCGTGATGCACACAGCTACAGCCAAGAGGGTTCGCTCCGTCAGGCCCGTCGGCACCCGCGCCGTGCTGGCCGAATTGGACGGGTTGCAGGACGTCCTCGCCCTGCAGGACATGCTCAACAAGTCTCCGCTGCCCGGGCAGGTGGACGTTCTTGCCGCCGCGGAAACGGTCATGGTGGTGGGTGAGTCCGCGGCGGCCACCCGTGCCATTGGCGCACGGCTCATGGAATTGGAACTGTTTGCTCCGGAGGTCACTGACTCCGGGCTGGTGGTCATCGATACCGTGTACGACGGCGACGACCTCGCCGATGTCGCGGAGCTCACCGGACTGAGCGTGGAGGGCGTCGTTGCGGCGCACACGGGCCAGGTCTGGACCGTAGCCTTCGCTGGTTTTGCGCCTGGGTTTGGATACATGGTGGGCGAAAATGAGGTCCTCACGGTTCCACGGCGCTCCTCCCCAAGGACTGCCGTTCCCGCTGGATCGGTGGCTCTGGGTGGACAGTATTCCGCGGTCTACCCCCGCAGGTCTCCGGGCGGTTGGCAGCTGATTGGCCGGACCGGGGCGCGGATGTGGGATCTGGACCGAGCCCAGCCAGCTCTTGTCAGGCCCGGCGATCGGGTTCAGTACCGCGCGGTCCGCGAGGTTGTGACTGCTGGAGCTTCGGAGGCCCGCGAGCCCGAAAAGGAGCACCACGCTGAGTCCGGTCTTCGGATTCTCAATCCAGGTGCACAGAGCCTGATCCAGGACCTCGGCCGTCGGGGTTTCGGTCCGCTGGGTGTCTCTGCCGCCGGGGCCCTGGACAGGGCATCCCTGCGGCGGGCTAACCGGCTGGTAGGGAACGCTCCTTCAGCTGCGGCCATCGAGTCGGTCAATGGCGGGCTCACCGTTGAGGCCGTCGGAGACCAGGTGATTGCCGTGGCAGGTGCGCCGACGGCGCTGACTATCGAGTCGCCGTCGTGGCTTGGGTCCGACGACGGCGACGTCCAGCCGGGTGCGACACGGACCGTCCCCATGGCCGCACCGTTCGCGTTGCTCGACGGCGAAGTGCTCACCCTGGGTGCTCCCGAATCGGGATTCCGGAACTATCTGGCGATCCGTGGCGGGGTGGAGGTGCCGGAGGTGCTGGGTAGCCGTTCGGCGGACACTATGAGCGGAATTGGGCCGGCGCCATTGGTCATCAGGCAGGTCCTCGCCGCCGGTGATCACACGGCGTCCACTGCGGTTGGTGCGCCCGAGTTGCAGCCCGACTTCCCCGGCGTGGGCGTCACGGTGCTGGACGTTATCCCCGGGCCGCGTGCTGACTGGTTCGACCAGGAAGCGCTCGATTCCCTCTGCAGCCAGGAATGGCTGGTCACCCCGCAGTCCAACCGCGTGGGCATGCGCCTGGATGGCACACCGCTGAAGCGAACGCGGGAGGGCGAACTTCCCAGCGAGGGCACCATGGCCGGCGCCCTCCAGATTCCGCCTGCTGGACTGCCCGTCCTGTTCCTGGCAGACCACCCCATCACCGGCGGGTATCCCGTGATTGGTGTGGTGCGCGATGAACATCTTGATCTCGCCGCGCAGGTCCCCCTTGGCGGAAAGATCCGGTTCCGGCTGGTTCCGGATTCCCCAGACTTCACCACAACGAAGACCCCAGAGAAGTGA
- a CDS encoding acetyl/propionyl/methylcrotonyl-CoA carboxylase subunit alpha — MRKVLIANRGEIAVRVARACDDAGILSVAVYADIDADAMHVGAADEAFSLGGNSPADTYLNIGKLLAVAEKSGADAVHPGYGFLSENADFAQAVLDAGLEWIGPSPESIRQLGNKITAREIAVRAGAPLVAGSDGPVSSAAEARSFAEEHGLPLAIKAAFGGGGRGLKVVRELAEVEEAFDSAVREAVAAFGRGECFVEQYLDRPRHVEAQIIADKLGNVVVVGTRDCSLQRRHQKLVEEAPAPFLSDEQRQQIYDGSKAIVREAGYYGAGTVEFLVSADGAVAFLEVNTRLQVEHPITEETAGIDLVQEQFRIAAGLSLSITEDPVARGHSFEFRINAEDVGRGFLPSPGTVASFEAPTGPGIRLDTGVRSGSFVAPQFDSLLAKLIVTGADRQQALRRARRALAEINITGLATVLPFHRAVLESEDFTSVAGLRIHTRWIETDFADQIPVDPEYSVLAPEGQRRTITIDVDGKRLAVGLPADLLEGWARSGQGLPAASDVTGLPGSVTSADSPAESALISSMAGTVVKWLVEPGADVAAGDPLVVLEAMKMETQVPAHRSGTLSEVLSAPGGVVTAGAVLAHIS; from the coding sequence ATGCGCAAGGTCCTGATCGCGAACCGTGGCGAAATCGCAGTCCGCGTCGCCCGAGCCTGTGACGACGCCGGCATCCTGTCGGTGGCTGTCTACGCAGACATCGATGCCGATGCCATGCACGTTGGCGCTGCCGACGAAGCCTTCAGCCTGGGTGGAAATTCGCCGGCTGACACGTACTTGAACATTGGAAAGCTGCTTGCCGTGGCGGAGAAGTCCGGCGCGGACGCCGTTCACCCCGGGTACGGTTTCCTGTCCGAGAACGCCGACTTTGCACAAGCAGTGCTCGACGCCGGCCTTGAGTGGATCGGTCCGTCACCGGAGTCGATTCGTCAGTTGGGCAACAAGATCACGGCCCGTGAAATCGCTGTCCGGGCGGGAGCTCCGTTGGTTGCCGGCAGCGACGGTCCCGTCTCCTCTGCGGCGGAAGCCCGTTCCTTTGCGGAGGAACATGGACTTCCGCTTGCCATCAAGGCGGCGTTCGGCGGAGGTGGCCGTGGGCTGAAGGTGGTCCGCGAACTCGCCGAAGTTGAGGAAGCGTTCGATTCCGCGGTACGAGAAGCTGTTGCTGCCTTTGGGCGTGGCGAGTGCTTCGTGGAGCAGTACCTTGACCGGCCGCGGCACGTCGAAGCACAGATCATCGCGGACAAACTCGGCAACGTAGTTGTGGTGGGCACACGCGATTGCTCCCTCCAACGTCGCCACCAGAAACTGGTGGAAGAGGCTCCGGCTCCGTTCTTGAGCGATGAACAGCGCCAGCAAATCTACGACGGCTCCAAAGCGATTGTTCGCGAAGCCGGCTACTACGGGGCCGGAACGGTGGAGTTCCTGGTCTCCGCCGATGGCGCCGTGGCCTTCCTCGAGGTCAACACACGCCTGCAGGTTGAGCATCCCATCACCGAGGAAACTGCCGGGATTGACCTCGTGCAGGAGCAATTCCGGATTGCCGCCGGACTGTCGTTGAGTATCACTGAGGATCCCGTAGCGCGGGGACACTCGTTCGAGTTCCGTATCAACGCTGAGGATGTAGGCCGCGGGTTCTTGCCGTCCCCCGGCACGGTGGCTTCCTTTGAGGCGCCCACCGGTCCTGGCATCCGTTTGGACACCGGAGTCCGGTCCGGCTCCTTCGTGGCGCCGCAATTCGATTCCCTGTTGGCCAAACTGATCGTCACCGGAGCTGACAGGCAGCAGGCCCTGCGCCGTGCCCGGCGTGCCCTGGCCGAAATCAACATCACGGGCCTGGCCACGGTTCTGCCATTCCACCGGGCCGTTCTGGAATCTGAGGACTTCACCTCCGTAGCCGGCCTTCGCATCCACACCCGGTGGATCGAAACCGACTTCGCAGACCAGATCCCCGTGGATCCCGAATACAGCGTGCTTGCCCCGGAAGGGCAGCGGCGTACCATCACCATTGATGTGGACGGCAAACGCCTCGCTGTTGGACTTCCGGCGGACCTTTTGGAGGGCTGGGCTCGTTCCGGGCAAGGATTGCCGGCTGCCTCGGACGTGACCGGGCTGCCGGGTTCTGTCACCAGTGCAGACTCACCAGCCGAGTCAGCCCTCATCTCCAGCATGGCCGGCACTGTTGTGAAGTGGCTTGTTGAACCTGGCGCTGACGTAGCTGCCGGTGACCCTTTGGTGGTCCTGGAAGCCATGAAGATGGAAACCCAGGTGCCCGCGCACCGCTCAGGTACGCTCTCAGAAGTCCTTTCCGCGCCCGGTGGCGTGGTCACGGCTGGCGCAGTACTGGCTCACATCTCGTAA
- a CDS encoding D-arabinono-1,4-lactone oxidase: MKNWAGNLEYSSADVQRPTTVDQLRELVTHATRIKALGSRHSFNTVADTDGTHILLDALPQEVVLDSAKSTVKVSGGISYGALGRALEDQGYAIHNLASLPHISVAGAIQTGTHGSGVNNPSLAAAVVSVDLVRASGELVTLTADDDEFLASVVGMGALGIVTGLELAVRPSYEVRQRVLTNLSWDHALANFQDIASSAYSVSFFTTYTGDTIPQVWLKALDTEAPLPDLFGATPATAAMHPLPDMSAENCTEQLDVAGKWLDRLPHFRHEFTPSNGEELQSEFLLPLDQAPAALQAVRELAHKLAPLLFVSEIRTVAADEFWLSPFYQQQSVALHFTWKPMQPEVEAVLPELEEALRPFGARPHWGKLFTPGQYDFAALYPRFEDFRSLVQSNDPSGKFRNKLLDSVLGVAVTS, translated from the coding sequence ATGAAGAACTGGGCAGGAAATCTTGAGTACTCGTCAGCGGACGTCCAGCGGCCCACCACCGTGGATCAGCTGCGCGAACTCGTAACTCATGCGACCCGGATCAAGGCCCTGGGTTCCCGGCACTCCTTCAACACCGTTGCAGACACCGACGGAACTCACATCCTCCTCGATGCCCTCCCCCAGGAGGTGGTGTTGGACTCCGCGAAAAGCACGGTCAAGGTCAGCGGTGGCATCAGCTACGGGGCTCTGGGCCGCGCGCTTGAGGACCAGGGCTATGCGATCCACAACCTCGCGTCCCTCCCGCACATCTCCGTTGCGGGCGCTATCCAAACCGGCACGCACGGCAGCGGAGTCAACAACCCCTCGCTGGCTGCCGCCGTCGTCAGCGTTGACCTGGTGCGCGCCTCCGGCGAGCTGGTGACCCTTACAGCGGACGACGACGAATTCCTCGCCAGCGTGGTGGGTATGGGTGCTCTCGGCATCGTCACAGGGCTGGAACTAGCGGTCCGGCCGAGCTATGAGGTCCGGCAGCGCGTGCTCACCAACCTGTCGTGGGATCATGCTTTGGCGAACTTCCAGGACATCGCATCCAGTGCCTACAGCGTCAGCTTCTTCACCACCTACACCGGCGACACCATTCCCCAAGTCTGGCTCAAAGCACTGGACACCGAGGCCCCGTTGCCGGACCTGTTCGGAGCAACCCCTGCAACGGCAGCCATGCATCCCCTGCCGGATATGTCTGCGGAGAACTGCACCGAGCAACTGGACGTCGCAGGCAAGTGGCTGGACCGTTTGCCACACTTCCGTCACGAGTTCACGCCGAGCAACGGCGAGGAATTGCAAAGCGAATTCCTCCTGCCACTGGACCAGGCTCCGGCCGCACTTCAGGCTGTCCGGGAACTCGCCCACAAACTTGCGCCGCTCCTGTTCGTCTCTGAAATCCGTACAGTGGCAGCTGACGAGTTCTGGCTCAGCCCGTTCTATCAGCAGCAAAGCGTGGCACTCCACTTCACCTGGAAGCCGATGCAGCCCGAGGTGGAAGCAGTGCTGCCCGAGCTCGAGGAGGCCCTGCGTCCGTTCGGTGCGCGCCCGCACTGGGGCAAGCTCTTCACTCCCGGCCAGTATGACTTCGCCGCGCTCTACCCGCGGTTCGAGGACTTCCGGTCTTTGGTTCAGTCCAACGATCCTTCGGGTAAATTCCGGAATAAGCTGCTGGACAGCGTCCTGGGCGTCGCCGTCACGTCCTAG
- a CDS encoding LacI family DNA-binding transcriptional regulator, with the protein MSKGSKPTIRDVAKAADVSLTTVSYVLSGRHGGTTRISQPTQDRVLAAVKELGYVPNQAARGMRRGKTDVVAVAIGNLEWPWDRALATAAASILPQHGYQPVILLGDDWRKFMMSGGADGVIIGYFPEAKSEDQTVTELARRGVAQVVISGTMKPAGFDVLAPEADAGLAECMEFLTASHRRIGCIRRADPTGRPKSRFAAYAAGLEKAGIPLDEALVRTSHHRPAAAYQSALELLQLVDRPTAILCTDDMEALQTIRAAYRLGLRVPEDVQIVGVGNSTEGQDYDPALTTVGPDPIFEQVVRMLLDRLAGTTPAAGIRVASPWKLHRRGTTSG; encoded by the coding sequence GTGAGCAAGGGATCCAAGCCCACTATTCGGGATGTGGCCAAGGCGGCGGACGTCTCGCTGACCACCGTGTCCTATGTGCTCTCCGGTCGCCATGGGGGCACCACCCGGATCAGTCAGCCCACGCAGGACCGCGTTTTGGCAGCGGTAAAAGAGCTCGGGTATGTGCCCAATCAGGCCGCGCGAGGGATGCGTCGGGGCAAGACGGACGTAGTGGCTGTGGCCATCGGAAACCTGGAATGGCCGTGGGACCGTGCCCTCGCCACCGCCGCAGCAAGCATCCTGCCCCAGCACGGCTACCAGCCCGTGATTCTGTTGGGAGACGACTGGCGGAAGTTCATGATGTCCGGCGGCGCCGATGGTGTCATTATCGGCTACTTCCCGGAAGCAAAGTCCGAGGACCAGACAGTCACCGAGCTGGCCCGGCGCGGGGTTGCCCAAGTAGTGATCTCAGGGACCATGAAGCCTGCTGGATTCGACGTCCTTGCTCCTGAGGCCGACGCCGGGCTTGCCGAGTGCATGGAATTCCTCACAGCGTCGCACCGAAGAATCGGCTGCATCAGGAGAGCTGACCCCACCGGCCGGCCTAAGAGCCGCTTTGCGGCCTACGCAGCCGGGCTTGAGAAAGCGGGGATTCCCTTGGACGAGGCCTTGGTCAGGACGTCGCATCACCGCCCGGCCGCTGCGTATCAGTCTGCTCTTGAGCTGCTCCAGCTGGTGGACAGGCCCACGGCCATCCTTTGCACCGACGACATGGAGGCGCTGCAGACGATCCGTGCCGCCTACCGCCTTGGCCTCCGCGTGCCCGAGGATGTCCAGATAGTGGGGGTCGGGAATTCCACTGAGGGGCAGGATTACGATCCCGCCCTTACTACTGTTGGTCCGGACCCGATCTTCGAGCAGGTTGTCCGCATGCTGCTGGATCGACTCGCTGGAACT